Proteins encoded by one window of Rubinisphaera margarita:
- a CDS encoding helix-turn-helix transcriptional regulator: protein MVEDFTSSSLPAFVSRQVLEARRFFLNLDPHGTAAVEVVCGGVERLHTDYLIDRRTFPYRAIELVAEGEGLVTINGEEHSLSAGSMFAYGPDVSHTIRNQGEVGMRKYYLDFVGTDAVDLLRQAGMLSETGEHVPIAVGRLHEVAELFDMLIRDASEGGPHGSELCVSLTRLLFLKIQQLRLSAGSVRPKAYATYERIRNLIDEKYLELQTAQDVAEACELTPVYLSRLFGRFSDCGVYQYLLRRKMNYAAGLLMNEGMLVKEVAEKMEFPDPFQFSRSFKRVYGVPPTRLVNQVR, encoded by the coding sequence ATGGTCGAAGATTTCACCAGCTCGTCTCTTCCCGCGTTCGTTTCGAGGCAGGTTCTCGAAGCACGCCGATTCTTTTTGAATCTCGATCCGCATGGCACCGCCGCTGTGGAAGTTGTCTGCGGCGGAGTCGAACGGCTGCATACCGATTACCTGATCGATCGCCGCACGTTTCCCTACCGGGCGATTGAACTGGTCGCGGAAGGGGAAGGGCTCGTTACGATCAACGGAGAAGAGCACAGCCTTTCCGCCGGGTCGATGTTCGCTTACGGTCCCGATGTCTCCCATACGATTCGTAACCAGGGAGAAGTTGGGATGCGGAAGTATTATCTCGACTTCGTCGGGACCGATGCGGTCGATCTGCTGCGGCAGGCCGGGATGCTTTCTGAGACCGGCGAGCATGTTCCGATCGCCGTGGGGCGACTGCACGAAGTCGCCGAACTGTTCGACATGCTGATTCGCGACGCCAGTGAAGGGGGGCCGCATGGCTCCGAGCTTTGCGTCTCGCTGACGCGGCTGCTGTTTCTCAAGATCCAGCAATTGAGGCTCTCGGCTGGCAGTGTGCGGCCCAAAGCCTATGCGACTTACGAACGGATTCGGAATCTGATCGACGAGAAGTATCTGGAGTTACAAACCGCGCAGGATGTTGCCGAAGCGTGTGAACTGACCCCGGTTTATCTCTCGCGTCTGTTCGGGCGATTCTCCGACTGCGGCGTCTATCAGTACCTGCTGCGAAGAAAAATGAACTACGCCGCCGGCCTGCTGATGAATGAAGGCATGCTCGTGAAAGAAGTGGCCGAGAAGATGGAGTTTCCCGATCCGTTCCAGTTTTCCCGCTCCTTCAAACGGGTTTACGGAGTTCCTCCCACCAGGCTGGTGAATCAGGTTCGATGA
- a CDS encoding bile acid:sodium symporter family protein has product MSVLPTALGLCVAFAVLCTILRRLRPLAFGLWIAVACLAALVFPEAFLHWGRFDLAKLIVPLLQVIMFGMGTTLTAHDFGRALRRPLPVLIGIGSQFLIMPLIGWMLATSLDLPPEIAVGVILVGSVSGGVASNLMVFLARGDVALSVTMTACSTLMSPLVTPLLTKWLAGALVPISIVAMMLSILNMIIVPVIAGLLAHELLYSSRKFTKKVSVMSILLVIFSALAGLLTLSENFFAFAGSLRSGITVGLGLLALVSLVKIVAIVSGRGGDFIARILPFVSMAGIWLIIAIITARSRATVLEAGGLLMLVAAIHNSAGYLLGYWSGRLTGQSEEISRTIAFEVGMQNSGMAAGLAMDALKSAPAALAPAIFGPWMNITGSLLASWWGREAHESSAECLAEEREISAETMT; this is encoded by the coding sequence GTGAGTGTTTTGCCCACTGCCCTGGGGCTCTGCGTGGCGTTTGCCGTGCTGTGTACGATCCTGCGCCGCCTCAGGCCACTGGCGTTCGGACTCTGGATCGCCGTCGCGTGTCTGGCTGCTCTTGTCTTTCCCGAGGCGTTCCTCCATTGGGGACGCTTCGACCTGGCGAAGCTGATTGTCCCGCTGCTGCAGGTGATTATGTTCGGCATGGGAACCACGCTGACCGCACACGACTTCGGACGGGCTCTGCGTCGTCCGTTGCCGGTTCTGATTGGCATCGGTTCGCAGTTTCTAATCATGCCGCTCATCGGCTGGATGCTGGCAACTTCGCTGGACTTGCCGCCGGAGATTGCCGTCGGAGTGATTCTCGTTGGTTCGGTCTCCGGGGGAGTCGCATCGAATCTCATGGTCTTTCTGGCCCGTGGCGATGTGGCCCTCTCGGTAACGATGACCGCCTGCTCGACGCTGATGTCGCCGCTGGTCACTCCGCTGCTCACCAAATGGCTCGCCGGAGCCCTCGTGCCAATCTCCATCGTGGCGATGATGCTGTCGATTCTGAACATGATCATCGTCCCGGTGATCGCCGGACTGCTCGCTCACGAGTTGCTCTACTCCTCGCGGAAGTTCACGAAGAAGGTCAGCGTCATGTCGATCCTTCTGGTCATCTTCTCGGCGCTCGCCGGGTTGCTGACTCTTTCTGAGAACTTCTTCGCATTCGCCGGTTCGCTCCGGTCTGGAATCACCGTCGGACTCGGCTTACTGGCCCTGGTTTCGCTGGTGAAGATTGTGGCGATCGTCAGCGGACGTGGCGGGGATTTCATCGCCCGCATTCTTCCGTTCGTCTCCATGGCTGGAATCTGGCTGATCATCGCTATCATCACGGCTCGATCACGAGCAACGGTCCTCGAAGCCGGCGGACTGCTGATGCTCGTCGCGGCGATTCACAACTCGGCCGGTTATCTGCTCGGCTACTGGAGTGGACGGCTGACCGGACAGAGCGAGGAGATCTCACGGACGATCGCCTTCGAAGTCGGTATGCAGAACAGCGGCATGGCAGCCGGACTGGCGATGGATGCCCTCAAGAGTGCCCCGGCTGCTCTGGCGCCAGCGATCTTCGGACCATGGATGAACATCACCGGCTCTCTGCTGGCCAGCTGGTGGGGCCGCGAGGCGCACGAAAGCTCCGCAGAGTGCCTCGCTGAAGAACGAGAGATCTCTGCGGAGACGATGACCTAA
- a CDS encoding CDC27 family protein: MSPQLIAAPEEKPLVQTNTPLELPRRPRDVSDLLIQVGVLLRDNQPARALELITRSKLTSPSARNAMAVCQLRLGNPHTAIRIYRSLLVTGDIYFLEDAPALFKVNFALALLMNENVPGYQKTMAGLKDDDHPYVKTVRSAVESWRSRLNLWQRVQWFFGLPPQRVIDLGIPPGELE, encoded by the coding sequence ATGTCACCTCAACTTATAGCTGCCCCCGAAGAGAAGCCGCTGGTTCAAACCAATACCCCGCTTGAGCTTCCCCGTCGTCCTCGGGATGTTTCGGATCTCTTGATCCAGGTCGGAGTTCTCCTGAGAGACAATCAGCCGGCCAGAGCTCTCGAACTGATTACCCGCTCGAAGTTGACTTCACCCTCGGCTCGCAATGCGATGGCCGTCTGCCAGCTTCGGCTGGGCAACCCCCACACGGCGATCCGAATTTACAGATCGTTGCTTGTCACTGGCGACATCTATTTCCTGGAAGACGCTCCAGCTCTGTTCAAGGTAAACTTCGCACTCGCGCTGTTGATGAACGAGAATGTTCCAGGCTATCAGAAAACCATGGCGGGGTTGAAAGACGACGATCATCCATACGTGAAAACCGTGCGGTCCGCCGTGGAGTCATGGCGCAGTCGACTGAATCTCTGGCAGCGAGTCCAGTGGTTCTTCGGACTGCCGCCGCAGCGAGTCATCGACCTGGGCATTCCGCCTGGCGAACTCGAGTAA
- a CDS encoding aldo/keto reductase, protein MEKRPLGNTGLELTSLSFGASSLGSEFRSIDLNEAFRSVHVAIERGMNFIDTSPFYGRGMSEMLLGRVLPDIPRDSYYLGTKLGRYAGEHFDFSARRVAESVDISLERMKVDHLDIVLCHDLEFVEMSQIVEETLPALRKQVEKGKVRFIGVSGYPMKMFKYILANADIDVLLTYNHYTLQNDMALELVPICKEKGVGLMNAAPFSARLLTNAPLPAWHKATPKVREIAEKAAKHCESKGVDIAQLAMQYSLANPDFTTCVTGSANPNRVSQWADWAEQPLDEQLLAEVLEILKPIHNWFYIEGRPENNDNPADYGYDAADVPGATK, encoded by the coding sequence TTGGAAAAGCGACCTCTCGGCAACACCGGTCTGGAACTGACCAGCCTCTCCTTCGGAGCGTCTTCTCTCGGAAGCGAATTCCGCAGCATCGATCTGAACGAGGCCTTCCGCAGCGTTCATGTCGCCATCGAACGCGGAATGAATTTCATCGACACGTCCCCCTTCTACGGCCGCGGCATGAGCGAAATGCTGCTCGGTCGCGTCCTGCCGGATATCCCGCGGGACAGCTATTACCTCGGCACTAAGCTCGGCCGATACGCCGGGGAGCACTTCGACTTCAGTGCCCGCCGTGTCGCGGAAAGCGTCGATATCTCGCTGGAGCGGATGAAGGTCGATCATCTCGACATCGTGCTCTGTCACGACCTTGAGTTCGTCGAGATGTCGCAGATTGTCGAAGAGACCCTCCCTGCTCTCCGCAAGCAGGTTGAGAAAGGGAAGGTCCGATTCATCGGCGTGAGCGGCTATCCGATGAAGATGTTCAAGTACATTCTGGCCAACGCCGACATCGATGTGCTGCTGACTTACAACCATTACACCCTGCAGAACGACATGGCCCTGGAGCTGGTGCCGATCTGCAAGGAAAAGGGTGTCGGCCTGATGAATGCCGCTCCCTTCTCGGCTCGGCTGCTCACCAATGCTCCGCTGCCCGCCTGGCACAAAGCGACTCCAAAGGTGCGAGAAATCGCCGAAAAGGCGGCGAAACATTGCGAGAGCAAGGGCGTCGACATCGCTCAGCTGGCGATGCAGTATTCCCTCGCCAATCCGGACTTCACCACCTGTGTGACCGGCTCCGCCAATCCGAATCGGGTTTCGCAATGGGCCGACTGGGCCGAGCAACCGCTGGACGAACAGCTTCTGGCTGAGGTCCTCGAGATCCTCAAGCCAATTCATAACTGGTTCTACATCGAAGGTCGCCCGGAAAACAACGACAACCCGGCCGACTATGGCTACGACGCGGCCGACGTGCCGGGAGCAACGAAATGA